In Amaranthus tricolor cultivar Red isolate AtriRed21 chromosome 3, ASM2621246v1, whole genome shotgun sequence, a single window of DNA contains:
- the LOC130808845 gene encoding sufE-like protein 2, chloroplastic yields the protein MIFTTKIPSFPSFVCPCSSYTNPPNNFNDPPLKSPLFSLKPLKFSYFPIKISNPHKNSALKFKSFCLLNSNPDGNFDNPSISSSGLVSTRLSKLVSEFRSLPEPIDRVKRLLDYASGLPQIGESTRLPENRVPGCAALVWLNVWMDEMGRMRFGADSDSEITKGFCSCLIFLLDGAFPEDVLKVEAEDLADMNVGLPVRSRVNSWHNVLISMQERTKSFLVEKDEEVGQLDTLNTFLPIVVPADSVVAKGKVCVP from the exons ATGATTTTCACAACAAAAATTCCATCGTTCCCATCTTTCGTTTGCCCTTGTTCTTCTTACACAAACCCTCCTAATAATTTCAATGACCCACCTCTTAAATCCCCTCTTTTTTCccttaaacccttaaaattttcatatttcccCATCAAAATCTCTAATCCCCATAAAAATTCTGCCTTAAAATTCAAATCATTTTGCCTATTAAATTCAAACCCAGATGGAAATTTCGATAATCCATCCATTTCTTCATCTGGGCTTGTTTCTACTAGGCTATCGAAGCTGGTTTCTGAGTTTAGGTCGCTTCCGGAACCGATTGATAGGGTTAAGAGGCTTCTAGATTACGCCTCTGGTCTTCCCCAAATTGGTGAGTCGACGCGGTTGCCGGAGAACCGAGTTCCGGGCTGTGCTGCACTGGTGTGGTTGAATGTTTGGATGGATGAAATGGGAAGAATGAGATTTGGGGCGGATAGTGATTCCGAAATTACCAAAGGATTTTGTTCTTGTTTGATCTTTTTGCTTGATGGTGCTTTCCCAGAAGATGTGTTGAAG GTGGAAGCAGAGGACTTGGCTGACATGAACGTTGGCCTTCCAGTCCGTTCAAGAGTGAATAGTTGGCATAATGTGTTGATAAGTATGCAGGAGAGAACTAAGAGTTTCCTTGTAGAGAAAGACGAGGAAGTTGGCCAATTGGATACGTTAAATACTTTTCTTCCTATAGTTGTCCCTGCTGATAGTGTTGTTGCTAAAG GGAAGGTTTGTGTACCGTAA
- the LOC130807900 gene encoding eukaryotic translation initiation factor 4B2-like codes for MSKPWGGIGSWAAEAEREEAEEKQYASNATTANPQSFPSLKESVSSKPKKKKMSLYEFASIPSSSGSTRLTPNEMLQLPTAPKPRSPDEYSGGPRLGGGFSNYGDDRRPTRRGFDDDRKPRRGDFDSMPPPPSRADEVDNWASMKKNVSMEVPSSGGSRYGALGGGSRADEVDNWSFGKKLNPGPVMGEGGSGRLNSFGSGFRDSVSDWRRGGGGEREIGLGRPKLVLDPPTGEEGVKMVYKVNPFGVARPREEVLAEKGLDWKKLDSEIEAKKVLSSSGSRPTSSQGSRPTSSQSNRSESVGGVVEVKSRPKVNPFGDAKPREVLLEEKGLDWRKIDLDLDHRRIDRPETEEEKALKEEIENLKKELAKESGNDVLQESEGEKINLSDLIKNKERELEALIQDLDDKVRFGQKAVERPSSRPGSGAGRFTNFTERPPSQSGSFDDVRGPEVMDRPRSRGTGDIWTRPGEDRRGGYQGRRDREDFQGSRDRGGLQGNRDRGGFQGGGDRGGFLGNREFDRSRPRW; via the exons ATGTCGAAACCTTGGGGTGGCATCGGCTCATGGGCAGCCGAAGCCGAGCGAGAAGAAGCCGAGGAGAAACAATATGCAAGTAATGCAACCACTGCAAACCCTCAAAGCTTCCCATCTCTCAAAGAATCCGTTTCTTCAAAAcccaagaagaaaaagatgtcaCTTTATGAGTTTGCTTCAATACCTTCTTCATCCGGATCTACCCGTTTAACTCCCAATGAAATGCTTCAGTTACCCACTGCTCCTAAACCCCGTTCTCCTGATGAATATTCTGGTGGGCCCCGTTTAGGAGGTGGGTTTTCTAATTACGGTGATGATCGTAGACCTACTCGTCGCGGATTTGATGATGATCGAAAGCCGAGACGAGGGGATTTTGATTCTATGCCTCCTCCGCCTTCTCGGGCTGATGAGGTTGATAATTGGGCTTCAATGAAGAAAAATGTTTCAATGGAGGTACCAAGTAGTGGTGGAAGTAGGTATGGGGCCTTGGGTGGTGGGTCTAGGGCTGATGAAGTTGATAATTGGAGTTTTGGGAAGAAATTGAATCCGGGTCCGGTTATGGGTGAAGGAGGTAGTGGGAGACTGAATAGTTTTGGGTCAGGGTTTCGTGATTCGGTTTCGGATTGGAGGAGAGGGGGAGGCGGGGAAAGGGAAATTGGGTTGGGTCGGCCCAAATTGGTGCTGGATCCTCCAACTGGGGAAGAGGGTGTGAAGATGGTGTATAAGGTGAATCCGTTTGGGGTAGCGAGGCCTAGAGAGGAAGTATTGGCTGAGAAAGGGTTGGATTGGAAGAAATTGGATTCGGAAATTGAGGCTAAGAAAGTTTTGAGTAGTAGTGGAAGCAGGCCCACTAGTTCACAAGGGAGTCGACCCACGAGCTCACAGAGTAATCGGTCCGAGAGTGTTGGTGGTGTTGTGGAGGTGAAAAGTAGACCAAAGGTGAATCCTTTTGGAGATGCTAAGCCTAGGGAGGTTTTGTTGGAAGAAAAGGGTTTGGATTGGAGGAAGATTGATCTTGATTTAGATCATCGTCGTATCGATAG gCCTGAGACTGAGGAAGAAAAGGCTTTGAAGGAAGAAATTGAGAATCTTAAAAAAGAACTTGCAAAAGAATCTGGTAATGATGTTTTACAGGAGTCTGAAGGcgaaaaaatcaatttaagtgATCTAATAAAGAACAAGGAGAGAGAATTGGAAGCTCTGATACAGGACCTTGATGACAAGGTCCGGTTTGGTCAGAAAGCTGTAGAAAGGCCAAGCTCAAGGCCAGGTTCTGGAGCTGGGAGGTTTACAAACTTTACAGAGAGGCCTCCTTCACAATCTGGATCTTTTGATGATGTCCGAGGTCCAGAAGTAATGGACAGACCCCGGTCACGTGGAACAGGTGATATATGGACAAGACCTGGTGAAGACAGAAGAGGAGGCTACCAAGGTAGAAGAGATAGAGAGGATTTCCAAGGTAGCAGAGATAGAGGGGGTCTCCAAGGTAACAGAGATAGAGGGGGATTTCAAGGTGGCGGAGATAGAGGAGGGTTCCTGGGCAATCGAGAATTCGACAG GTCTAGGCCAAGATGGTGA
- the LOC130807899 gene encoding wall-associated receptor kinase-like 10, with amino-acid sequence MLQYKSLFLAILSTIILLLIPPDSITGQSIVKCAQQCGDQKIRYPFGIGSNCSYNLFFQVTCKRSASNMKPKPILTKFNLDLLNLQGYTVSNDRFHGRSFGQITVNTRSVLKACNNGSNTRWKWNSLNLSGSPFFYDVFQNVFITSFDCHDIGNASLYNDKGMLIGRCNHHANTTDLVSKDPFMRGYSVEVNARVKGKCMDAFLISKDYAEADPIDSVDFDVPLVLGWYINDYNDLGNSGTFTVAVFLAIIGAIVTLSVIIPCCWAWSFMQLSRTTRSIEAKLRAKYFKKRQLETSSEREVINNTKLFTIKELKKATHNFSDDRILGRGGQGTVYKGMLRNGKIIAVKVSKTFEERQWKEFINELVVLSQVNHRNIVKILGCCLEYDVPLLVYEFISNGNLFHHIHNSIGEFVLTWEMRLRIASEIASAVAYLHSSSAFPIFHRDIKSTNILLDNKYQAKVSDFGISKAISVDQSHLTTRVLGTFGYLDPEYFRSGHFSEKSDVYSFGVILVELLTGQPPIRVTRTEEAVSLVAYFTSSMEDSALEEILDPKILLTETTKEDIMLVGNIAKQCLHKRGVQRPSMKDVASELEWLRKKSLSVPNYSGYTIISSQVESVFTDTQIFETTNTCSCPVTVRYNHANTVSENCDDQKCLIFTM; translated from the exons ATGCTGCAATACAAATCTTTGTTTTTGGCAATTCTAAGTACAATAATACTCTTACTAATACCTCCTGATAGCATTACTGGGCAGTCCATTGTAAAATGTGCGCAACAATGTGGTGACCAAAAAATTAGGTACCCTTTTGGAATAGGCAGTAACTGTTCTTACAACCTCTTTTTCCAAGTCACTTGTAAAAGATCAGCTTCAAATATGAAACCAAAACCGATTCTTACCAAATTTAATTTGGATTTGCTTAATCTTCAAGGGTATACCGTATCTAATGATAGATTCCACGGTCGATCATTTGGTCAAATAACGGTCAACACTAGATCTGTATTAAAAGCATGCAACAATGGAAGTAATACTAGGTGGAAATGGAATAGCTTAAACTTAAGTGGTTCACCATTCTTTTATGATGTTTTTCAGAATGTTTTTATTACTTCCTTTGATTGTCATGACATTGGGAATGCTTCACTCTACAATGACAAAGGAATGCTCATAGGGCGTTGCAATCATCATGCCAATACTACTG ATTTGGTATCGAAAGATCCGTTTATGAGGGGATATAGTGTAGAAGTGAATGCGAGAGTGAAAGGAAAGTGTATGGACGCATTTCTGATAAGTAAAGATTATGCTGAGGCTGATCCAATAGATAGTGTTGATTTTGATGTCCCTCTTGTTCTTGGCTGGTATATTAATGACTACAATGACTTGGGGAACTCTG GGACCTTTACAGTTGCTGTTTTTCTTGCAATAATCGGAGCAATAG TTACACTATCAGTCATTATACCATGTTGCTGGGCTTGGTCATTCATGCAGCTAAGTAGAACAACAAGAAGTATAGAAGCAAAACTTAGagccaagtacttcaagaaaaGACAATTGGAAACCTCATCTGAAAGAGAAGTGATTAACAACACTAAACTCTTCACTATAAAAGAACTCAAGAAAGCAACTCACAATTTCAGTGATGATCGAATTTTGGGTCGAGGTGGTCAAGGAACTGTTTACAAAGGAATGTTGAGAAATGGGAAAATTATAGCTGTTAAAGTCTCAAAAACATTTGAAGAAAGACAATGGAAGGAATTCATAAATGAGTTAGTTGTTCTATCACAAGTTAATCATAGAAACATAGTTAAGATCCTTGGATGTTGCTTAGAATATGATGTTCCTCTCCtagtttatgaatttatttctaaTGGAAATTTATTCCATCATATACATAATTCTATCGGGGAGTTTGTTCTGACATGGGAAATGCGTCTAAGGATTGCTTCTGAAATTGCTAGTGCGGTTGCGTATCTACATTCTTCGTCTGCGTTCCCCATTTTTCATCGAGATATTAAGTCCACTAACATACTTTTAGACAATAAGTACCAAGCGAAAGTGTCTGATTTCGGGATCTCTAAGGCTATTTCAGTCGATCAATCACACCTTACAACTCGGGTTTTAGGTACATTTGGGTACCTAGATCCCGAGTATTTCAGGTCAGGACATTTTTCAGAAAAGAGCGATGTTTACAGTTTCGGAGTAATTCTTGTTGAGCTTTTGACAGGGCAACCACCAATACGTGTGACAAGGACCGAAGAAGCAGTGAGTTTGGTTGCGTATTTTACGTCATCGATGGAGGATTCTGCATTAGAAGAGATTTTGGatccaaaaatattattaacaGAAACAACAAAAGAAGATATAATGTTGGTGGGTAATATTGCTAAACAATGCCTGCACAAAAGAGGAGTACAAAGACCTTCCATGAAAGATGTTGCCAGTGAATTGGAATGGTTAAGGAAGAAGTCCTTGAGTGTACCTAATTATTCAGGATATACAATTATTTCTTCACAGGTTGAGAGTGTTTTTACTGATACCCAAATCTTTGAGACAACTAACACTTGCTCATGTCCTGTGACTGTCAGATACAACCATGCTAATACTGTTTCTGAAAACTGTGATGATCAGAAATGTTTGATATTTACCATGTAA
- the LOC130808834 gene encoding uncharacterized protein LOC130808834 yields MAAQLKHNQHSLIFYMTFSLLIFTSMAALSLSELEAAIFALQSNGFNLFGNSIAVSELSVQLLSHKFHSTSIKGHGFTFLAPPNSALFSLDMSTDAFTYTHSLRFHVIPRRLSLSQLHNISLSSNPHLQTLVPGHFLFVTSYGRRFVAVDGVRISFPDLYLRSEIAVHGLDGLLVTSTEEYFHRLDSFHANLSPTPTISAVTSGEISASDPAIEAQSPHFVSYPSLSPEINQISSPTEASTPEFEGFKALSPEFDGISEIRSPVGTYSQNFDSIPTSHDIAFTGGTYNVISIPPIDAYSPENDGIIAPSPPPTFEFLSPDEYSISPTVDELFDAELFSPNALSTVWDVPSPSFSIGEWQDKSEHKYGEDNAKLEDRKSQAQDQSQGQSDENGWRDWEF; encoded by the coding sequence ATGGCGGCCCAACTCAAACACAACCAGCATTCTCTTATATTTTACAtgactttctctctcctcatcTTTACTTCCATGGCAGCTCTATCTCTAAGTGAACTTGAAGCTGCCATTTTTGCTCTCCAATCTAATGGTTTCAATCTATTCGGTAACTCCATTGCTGTTTCTGAACTCTCTGTTCAACTTCTCTCTCATAAATTCCACTCGACTTCCATTAAAGGTCATGGATTCACCTTCCTTGCACCTCCGAACTCGGCACTTTTTTCGCTCGACATGTCAACTGACGCTTTCACGTATACTCACTCTCTTCGTTTCCATGTAATTCCTCGCCGTCTCTCGCTATCGCAGCTTCACAATATTTCTCTGTCGTCGAATCCTCACCTGCAGACGCTTGTACCAGGTCATTTTCTTTTCGTCACTTCTTATGGTCGTCGTTTTGTCGCTGTTGATGGAGTTCGCATCTCTTTCCCCGACCTTTATTTGAGGTCAGAGATAGCCGTTCATGGCCTCGATGGACTACTCGTCACTTCTACTGAAGAATACTTTCACCGTCTTGATTCATTCCATGCCAACCTTTCTCCTACTCCGACAATTTCTGCTGTAACCAGTGGTGAGATTTCTGCCTCTGATCCTGCAATCGAAGCTCAATCTCCTCATTTCGTGAGCTATCCTTCGCTTTCACCGGAGATTAACCAAATTTCTTCTCCGACCGAAGCTTCTACTCCAGAATTCGAAGGATTCAAGGCGCTTTCACCAGAATTTGACGGAATTTCAGAAATTAGGTCACCGGTTGGAACTTATTCACAAAATTTTGACTCAATTCCGACGTCGCATGACATAGCATTCACTGGAGGAACATATAATGTCATTTCAATTCCGCCAATAGATGCTTATTCGCCAGAAAATGACGGAATTATAGCTCCATCACCACCCCCAACATTTGAGTTTCTCTCTCCGGATGAATACTCGATTTCGCCAACGGTTGATGAGTTGTTTGATGCCGAGTTGTTCTCACCTAATGCTTTGTCGACAGTTTGGGATGTTCCGTCGCCATCCTTTTCGATTGGAGAGTGGCAAGACAAGAGTGAACATAAATATGGTGAAGATAACGCAAAGCTTGAGGACAGAAAAAGTCAAGCTCAAGATCAAAGCCAAGGCCAAAGTGATGAAAACGGCTGGAGAGATTGGGAGTTTTGA